One genomic segment of Blattabacterium sp. (Blaberus giganteus) includes these proteins:
- a CDS encoding GYDIA family GHMP kinase, whose translation MPRHRYRHFFYSHGKLLLTGEYFILCGACGLALPTIKGQSLTILGQNFSSVLHWKCYDEINKLWFEGIFQLPSLDICYETEKNTALKLRDLLLKSKKIQKNFLPNSLGIYVKTQLEFPRNWGLGSSSTLINNIAKWAKIDPYMLLGHSFPGSGYDIACVSISKPIIYKLCNKKPHIIPIEFNPPFKDQLFFLHLNKKQNTCDEIQYFYSNISNISHENIESISYITLKIPFCKTLKEFEELLLKHEKIISKILNIPTIKEIYFPDYLGIVKSLGAWGGDFVLISSRKGMKNYFSKKGFNTLISFDEMIFKI comes from the coding sequence ATGCCTCGACATAGATATAGACATTTTTTTTATAGTCATGGAAAACTATTGTTAACAGGAGAATATTTTATTTTGTGTGGAGCCTGTGGATTAGCTTTACCTACAATTAAAGGACAGTCATTAACTATCTTAGGTCAGAATTTTTCTTCTGTTTTACATTGGAAATGTTACGATGAAATCAATAAACTTTGGTTTGAAGGAATATTTCAGCTTCCTTCTTTAGATATTTGCTATGAAACAGAAAAAAATACAGCTCTTAAACTAAGAGATTTATTATTAAAATCTAAAAAAATTCAAAAAAACTTTCTTCCTAATTCATTAGGAATATATGTTAAAACACAATTAGAATTTCCAAGAAATTGGGGGTTAGGGAGTAGTTCCACATTAATTAACAATATCGCAAAATGGGCCAAAATAGATCCTTACATGTTGTTAGGTCATTCTTTTCCAGGAAGTGGATATGATATTGCTTGTGTTTCAATTTCAAAACCTATAATTTATAAATTATGTAATAAAAAACCTCATATAATTCCCATAGAATTTAATCCACCATTTAAAGATCAACTTTTTTTTCTTCATCTCAATAAAAAACAGAATACTTGTGATGAAATACAATATTTTTACTCTAATATATCTAACATATCTCATGAAAATATTGAATCCATATCTTATATAACTTTAAAAATTCCTTTTTGTAAAACATTAAAAGAATTCGAAGAGTTATTGCTAAAACATGAAAAAATTATATCAAAAATACTTAATATTCCTACTATTAAAGAAATATATTTTCCAGATTATTTAGGAATTGTCAAAAGTTTAGGTGCTTGGGGAGGAGATTTTGTTTTGATAAGTTCTAGAAAAGGAATGAAAAATTATTTTTCTAAGAAAGGATTTAATACTCTAATTTCATTTGATGAAATGATTTTCAAAATATAA